A genome region from Alteripontixanthobacter maritimus includes the following:
- the dinB gene encoding DNA polymerase IV, giving the protein MSESPDPDAAPETDALRKIIHVDMDAFFASVEQRDNPELRGKPVAVGGSSGRGVVAAASYEARKFGVRSAMPSVTAKRLCPDLIFCKSRFEAYREASGIIREIFNHFTPLVEPLSLDEAFLDVTDDIHALGSATRIAQAVRKQIFEQTQLTSSAGVSYNKFLAKLASDQNKPNGICVIRPGQGAAFVQSLPVRRFHGIGPKAEEKCKRLGLATGADIAAKEITWLTANFGSFGEYLFRAARGIDLRPVRSTRQRKSVGGERTFHEDQHAPDELRETCERIIDIVWERIERNGAKGRTVVLKLKYNDFTLHTRSKSVPYLVADKDQFAAIARDLLEEEMPLARPIRLMGLTLSSLEGVVKATRKEKAARAAQLDLL; this is encoded by the coding sequence GTGAGCGAATCCCCCGACCCCGATGCTGCCCCCGAAACAGACGCCCTGCGCAAGATCATCCATGTCGATATGGATGCCTTCTTCGCCAGCGTCGAACAGCGCGACAATCCGGAATTGCGCGGAAAGCCGGTGGCGGTAGGCGGGTCGAGCGGGCGCGGCGTGGTGGCAGCCGCCAGTTACGAGGCGCGCAAGTTCGGCGTGCGATCGGCGATGCCGTCGGTCACGGCCAAACGCCTGTGTCCGGACCTGATCTTCTGCAAATCGCGCTTCGAAGCCTACCGCGAGGCAAGCGGTATCATCCGCGAAATTTTCAACCATTTCACGCCGCTGGTAGAACCGCTCAGCCTCGACGAAGCGTTCCTGGATGTGACCGATGATATTCATGCCCTCGGGAGCGCGACGCGCATTGCGCAAGCCGTCCGCAAGCAGATATTCGAACAGACGCAGCTCACTTCCAGCGCCGGCGTCAGCTACAACAAGTTCCTCGCCAAGCTGGCCAGCGACCAGAACAAGCCCAACGGAATATGCGTGATCCGCCCCGGCCAGGGCGCGGCCTTTGTGCAATCGCTACCGGTCCGGCGGTTTCACGGCATCGGTCCAAAGGCGGAGGAGAAATGCAAGCGGCTGGGGCTGGCAACAGGCGCCGATATCGCGGCCAAGGAAATCACCTGGCTAACCGCGAATTTCGGCAGTTTCGGGGAATATCTGTTCCGCGCTGCTCGCGGCATCGACCTGCGCCCCGTTCGCTCCACGCGGCAGCGCAAATCGGTCGGCGGCGAGCGGACTTTCCATGAGGACCAGCACGCGCCTGACGAATTGCGCGAAACATGCGAGCGCATCATCGACATCGTGTGGGAACGGATCGAGCGCAACGGCGCAAAGGGGCGCACAGTCGTGTTAAAGCTGAAATATAATGACTTCACGCTGCATACCCGGTCCAAATCGGTGCCTTATCTCGTGGCTGACAAGGACCAGTTTGCAGCCATCGCGCGGGACCTTTTGGAAGAGGAAATGCCGCTCGCCCGCCCGATCCGCTTGATGGGTCTGACGCTCAGTTCGCTGGAAGGGGTGGTCAAGGCAACGCGCAAGGAGAAAGCAGCACGGGCGGCGCAGCTGGATCTGCTTTAG
- a CDS encoding phytoene desaturase, translating to MALAIRLQSAGVQTTVIEGRDKPGGRAYFWEKDGFTFDGGPTVVTDPPCLQELWEISGHDMAEDVELVEVQPFYRLNWPDGTNFDYTNVKAVLDEEISKLDPEDVAGYERFLEYSAGVYEEGYVKLGTVPFLDFKSMLKAAPALAKKQAYRSVYSMVSSFVKSEKLREALSFHTLLVGGNPFKTSAIYTLIHKLEKDGGVWWTRGGTNRLIAGMIRHFERLGGTMRVGDAAVEVHTTGAKGQERATGVECASGWKQDFDAVATNADIMHSYRDLLKNSKRGKSYTKTLAKKTFSPGLFVVHFGLEGTWPGIAHHMILFGPRYKGLLEDIYDHGVLPEDFSIYLHHPTVTDPSMAPPGKSTFYALVPVAHMGKLAVDWDEIGPILEKRILDEIGRRLIPDIHDRIVTKFSYAPKDFASDLNAHLGSAFSLEPVLTQSAWFRGHNRDDVIGNFYLVGAGTHPGAGIPGVVGSAKATAGLMLDDLAG from the coding sequence ATGGCACTCGCCATCCGGCTGCAATCCGCAGGTGTTCAGACGACCGTGATCGAGGGCCGCGACAAGCCCGGTGGCCGCGCCTATTTCTGGGAGAAGGACGGGTTCACTTTCGATGGCGGGCCAACAGTCGTCACCGACCCGCCCTGCTTACAGGAATTGTGGGAGATTTCCGGTCACGATATGGCAGAGGACGTGGAACTGGTCGAAGTCCAGCCATTCTACCGCCTCAACTGGCCCGACGGCACGAATTTCGATTACACCAATGTGAAAGCGGTTCTCGACGAGGAGATCAGCAAACTCGATCCTGAAGATGTTGCAGGATACGAACGCTTTTTGGAATACAGCGCTGGCGTATACGAAGAAGGCTATGTGAAGCTGGGCACCGTGCCTTTCCTTGACTTCAAATCCATGTTGAAAGCCGCACCGGCGCTCGCCAAGAAGCAAGCCTATCGCAGCGTCTATTCGATGGTTTCGAGCTTCGTCAAAAGCGAGAAACTGCGTGAGGCGCTGAGTTTTCACACGTTGCTGGTGGGCGGCAACCCGTTCAAGACCAGCGCGATCTATACGCTCATCCACAAGCTAGAAAAGGATGGCGGCGTCTGGTGGACGCGCGGCGGCACCAACCGGCTGATTGCAGGCATGATCCGGCATTTCGAACGGCTCGGCGGTACGATGCGCGTCGGCGATGCGGCGGTCGAGGTGCACACCACGGGTGCCAAAGGTCAGGAACGGGCAACCGGCGTGGAATGCGCCAGCGGCTGGAAGCAGGACTTCGACGCCGTGGCGACCAATGCCGATATCATGCATTCCTACCGCGACCTTTTGAAAAACTCCAAGCGCGGAAAAAGTTATACCAAGACACTGGCGAAAAAGACCTTTTCGCCTGGCTTGTTCGTGGTGCATTTCGGGCTGGAAGGAACCTGGCCAGGCATCGCGCATCACATGATCCTGTTCGGCCCGCGCTATAAGGGGCTGCTGGAAGACATCTACGATCACGGCGTGTTGCCGGAAGATTTCAGCATCTATCTTCACCATCCGACAGTAACCGATCCCAGCATGGCACCGCCGGGCAAGAGCACGTTCTACGCCCTCGTGCCAGTCGCTCACATGGGCAAGCTGGCAGTGGACTGGGACGAAATCGGCCCGATCCTGGAAAAGCGCATTCTGGACGAGATCGGCCGCCGCCTGATCCCCGACATCCACGACCGCATTGTGACCAAGTTCAGCTATGCGCCCAAGGACTTCGCTTCGGACCTCAACGCCCACCTCGGCAGCGCCTTCAGCCTGGAACCGGTGCTAACGCAGAGCGCGTGGTTCCGCGGCCACAATCGCGACGATGTGATCGGGAATTTCTACCTTGTCGGCGCGGGCACGCATCCTGGCGCTGGTATTCCGGGCGTGGTTGGCAGCGCGAAAGCGACCGCTGGACTGATGCTGGACGATCTCGCCGGGTGA
- a CDS encoding acetyl/propionyl/methylcrotonyl-CoA carboxylase subunit alpha has translation MIAKLLIANRGEIACRIIRTAREMGIATVAVYSDADAKALHVRQADEAVHIGPSPANESYLVGAKIIAAAKETGAEAIHPGYGFLSENADFAQAVIDAGQIWVGPKPASIRAMGLKDAAKTLMMEAGVPVTPGYLGKDQSVARLKAEADAIGYPVLIKAVAGGGGKGMRKVEQAADFEADLESCKREAKASFGNDEVLLEKWITSPRHIEVQVFGDSHGNVVHLFERDCSLQRRHQKVIEEAPAPGMDEATREDICAAAVRAAKAVDYEGAGTIEFIADASEGLCADRIFFMEMNTRLQVEHPVTEEITGVDLVEWQLRVASGEPIPLKQDELSINGWAIEARLYAEDPAKGFLPSIGRLSEFDLGFRGRIESGVDLGDEITLHYDPMIAKLVAKGRDRDHAISQLSAMLSRAEIWPVKTNVHFLLRCINDEEFRDADLDTGLIGRKSDDLTVPIKPTESELVVGALNLLMVQTRDQMGFPLLDANGVRDHRISDSAKLSPLFGFRLNSNPNRHIRLRADGGPAEVTLSEPLLGADEIDYSRYGASWSRLVGGAAHRFELVSIDERGTGQASAADGAILAPMPGKVIAVDVAEGDAVTAGQRLMVLEAMKMEHALTAPFEGVVTEFNASEGGQVQVEAVLAVVEAAEAD, from the coding sequence ATGATTGCCAAACTCCTGATCGCCAATCGCGGCGAAATCGCCTGCCGTATTATCCGCACCGCCCGCGAAATGGGCATCGCCACCGTGGCGGTCTATTCCGATGCCGATGCCAAGGCGCTGCACGTCCGGCAAGCGGACGAGGCCGTGCATATCGGCCCCTCGCCCGCGAACGAAAGCTACCTCGTAGGCGCGAAGATTATCGCTGCGGCCAAGGAAACCGGGGCGGAGGCGATCCACCCCGGATATGGTTTCCTGTCCGAAAACGCAGACTTCGCGCAAGCCGTCATCGATGCCGGGCAGATCTGGGTTGGCCCCAAGCCTGCCAGCATCCGCGCCATGGGCCTGAAGGACGCCGCCAAGACGCTGATGATGGAAGCAGGCGTGCCCGTCACTCCCGGCTATCTGGGGAAGGACCAGTCGGTCGCGCGCCTTAAGGCCGAAGCGGACGCCATCGGCTACCCCGTGCTGATCAAGGCAGTCGCAGGCGGCGGCGGCAAGGGGATGCGCAAGGTCGAACAGGCCGCCGACTTCGAAGCCGATCTGGAAAGCTGCAAACGCGAGGCCAAGGCCAGTTTCGGCAATGACGAAGTGCTGCTGGAAAAGTGGATCACCTCCCCCCGCCATATCGAGGTGCAGGTGTTCGGCGACAGCCACGGCAATGTCGTCCACCTGTTCGAACGCGACTGCTCGCTCCAGCGACGCCACCAGAAAGTGATCGAGGAAGCCCCCGCCCCCGGCATGGACGAGGCCACGCGCGAGGACATCTGCGCCGCCGCCGTGCGCGCCGCCAAGGCGGTCGATTACGAAGGCGCGGGCACCATCGAATTTATCGCCGATGCCAGCGAAGGCCTATGCGCCGACCGTATCTTCTTTATGGAAATGAACACGCGTTTGCAGGTCGAACACCCGGTAACCGAGGAAATCACCGGGGTCGATCTGGTGGAATGGCAGCTGCGCGTGGCGAGCGGGGAGCCAATCCCGCTTAAGCAGGACGAGCTGAGCATCAACGGTTGGGCCATCGAAGCGCGGCTCTACGCGGAGGACCCGGCGAAGGGGTTTTTGCCGAGTATAGGTCGACTTTCAGAATTCGATTTAGGGTTCCGAGGTAGGATCGAAAGCGGCGTCGATCTTGGCGACGAAATCACACTGCACTACGATCCTATGATAGCCAAACTCGTTGCTAAGGGCCGAGATCGCGATCACGCGATTTCACAACTGAGCGCAATGCTAAGTCGAGCCGAAATCTGGCCGGTAAAGACGAACGTTCATTTTTTGCTGCGTTGTATCAACGACGAAGAGTTCCGCGACGCCGACCTCGATACAGGCCTCATTGGCCGGAAATCCGACGATCTGACCGTTCCAATTAAGCCAACCGAGAGCGAGCTGGTCGTTGGCGCGCTCAATCTGCTGATGGTGCAAACTCGAGATCAAATGGGTTTTCCCTTGCTTGATGCGAATGGTGTGCGCGACCATCGCATTAGCGACAGCGCCAAGCTGAGTCCCCTTTTCGGGTTCCGCCTCAACAGCAATCCAAACAGGCACATCAGGCTCCGAGCCGATGGAGGCCCCGCCGAAGTCACTTTGTCGGAACCGTTGCTTGGCGCTGACGAAATTGACTACAGTCGATACGGCGCGAGTTGGAGTCGATTAGTCGGCGGCGCAGCCCATCGGTTTGAATTGGTTTCGATCGACGAACGCGGCACCGGTCAAGCCTCCGCCGCCGACGGCGCGATCCTTGCGCCGATGCCCGGCAAGGTCATTGCGGTCGATGTGGCCGAGGGTGATGCGGTCACGGCGGGCCAGCGGCTGATGGTACTCGAGGCGATGAAGATGGAACATGCGCTGACCGCTCCGTTCGAAGGGGTCGTAACCGAATTCAATGCCAGCGAAGGCGGGCAGGTGCAGGTCGAGGCGGTGTTGGCGGTGGTGGAGGCTGCGGAAGCCGACTGA
- a CDS encoding multidrug effflux MFS transporter — protein MATTATLERAPLGERELIVLMAMLMSLQAFGIDSMLPALGAIADDLGAGGNNRQLVIGAYFLGAGLGAVFPGAFADRFGRRPVLAFALVCYIVLSAACAMATNFTMLVAFRLLQGLCCASLAVVPAAIVRDYVGGDRMARMMSLIMMVFLVVPILAPFVGQVILNLAGWRAIFWVMALVGGGVAFWVWLRLPESLTPENRQEIRAATILKNMGAALSVRGAIGYVIGSALVFGSLFGFLNSAQQLIGESFGAGDNFAFIFGGAVLGMVLANFTNSRIVERFGARRVSHAALFVFIVVAIVQLISASQPDQSLWQFVPLLSASMACLGFIGANFSSIAMQPFQHIAGAASSAQTSLRMITGAVLGSAIGYAYDGTARPLAIAMLSCALLALAVVLFSERGKLFGRRQAG, from the coding sequence ATGGCCACCACCGCAACCCTCGAACGCGCTCCGCTTGGCGAGCGCGAACTGATCGTATTGATGGCCATGCTGATGAGCCTGCAAGCGTTCGGGATCGACTCCATGCTGCCGGCATTGGGCGCGATTGCAGACGATCTGGGGGCGGGCGGCAACAATCGGCAGCTGGTGATCGGGGCCTATTTTCTGGGTGCTGGATTGGGCGCGGTGTTCCCTGGCGCTTTTGCCGACCGGTTCGGCCGTCGCCCGGTGCTAGCCTTCGCGCTGGTCTGCTACATCGTGCTGTCCGCGGCCTGCGCGATGGCGACGAATTTCACCATGCTCGTGGCGTTCCGGCTATTGCAGGGCTTGTGTTGTGCCAGCCTGGCAGTGGTGCCGGCGGCGATCGTGCGCGATTATGTGGGCGGGGACCGGATGGCGCGCATGATGAGCCTCATCATGATGGTGTTCCTCGTGGTGCCGATCCTGGCCCCGTTTGTGGGGCAGGTGATCCTCAATCTGGCGGGCTGGCGCGCGATATTCTGGGTGATGGCGCTGGTCGGCGGCGGTGTGGCGTTCTGGGTCTGGCTGCGTTTGCCGGAAAGTCTGACGCCGGAAAACCGGCAGGAAATCCGCGCCGCCACGATTTTGAAAAACATGGGCGCTGCCCTGAGCGTGCGCGGCGCAATCGGCTATGTCATCGGCAGCGCGCTGGTGTTCGGCAGCCTGTTCGGCTTTCTCAATTCCGCGCAGCAGCTGATCGGCGAGAGCTTCGGCGCGGGCGACAATTTTGCCTTCATCTTCGGCGGCGCGGTGCTGGGCATGGTGCTGGCGAATTTCACCAATTCGCGGATCGTCGAACGGTTCGGTGCGCGGCGGGTGAGCCATGCGGCGCTGTTCGTGTTCATCGTCGTCGCTATCGTGCAGCTGATTTCCGCCAGCCAGCCAGACCAGAGCCTGTGGCAATTCGTGCCGTTGTTAAGTGCATCAATGGCCTGTCTTGGCTTCATCGGCGCCAATTTCAGCTCCATCGCGATGCAACCGTTCCAGCATATCGCAGGCGCGGCATCTTCGGCGCAGACCAGCCTGCGGATGATAACGGGCGCGGTTCTGGGCAGCGCGATCGGCTACGCCTATGACGGCACCGCCCGTCCGCTCGCCATCGCGATGCTGAGCTGCGCGCTGCTGGCGCTGGCCGTGGTGCTGTTCAGCGAGCGGGGCAAGCTGTTCGGGCGGCGGCAGGCTGGGTGA
- the crtY gene encoding lycopene beta-cyclase CrtY, which produces MKKFRKCDMAIIGGGLSGGLIALAAIRAHPKLDIALIEAGETLGGNHRWSWFESDLDPAATALLAPFRKTEWDTGYDVRFPAYARTLDARYRSLASEDFDAALQRELNQGSIVTGQAVTRFDASGLTLADGSTIDARTVIDCRGISDAPELTGGWQVFMGRHMRTAAPHGLDRPIIMDATVAQHGAYRFVYVLPLGANEVFIEDTYYADEPALDRRALGARIEAYAKANGWDGEIIGNETGVLPVITGGDFGAFQQARATPGVALAGARGGFVHPLTSYTLAMATRIALLVANNALLPGDQLAALLAVEAKRHWQRTGFYRLLGNMLFGAAEPDERYRVFERFYRLRQPLIERFYAANSTFADKARILSGRPPVPVSRAIGALVGARPNLIRKITS; this is translated from the coding sequence GTGAAGAAATTCCGCAAATGCGATATGGCCATCATCGGCGGAGGGCTTTCGGGGGGGCTGATTGCACTGGCCGCAATACGGGCGCACCCGAAGCTCGACATCGCACTTATCGAGGCTGGCGAAACGCTGGGCGGCAACCACCGCTGGAGCTGGTTCGAAAGCGATCTCGATCCTGCTGCCACCGCCCTGCTAGCGCCGTTTCGCAAGACCGAGTGGGATACGGGCTACGATGTGCGGTTCCCGGCTTACGCCCGCACGCTGGATGCGCGTTATCGCAGTCTTGCCAGCGAGGATTTCGATGCGGCGCTGCAGCGCGAACTCAACCAGGGTAGCATCGTCACCGGGCAGGCTGTCACGCGCTTCGATGCAAGCGGCCTGACACTGGCCGATGGCAGCACTATAGATGCACGAACCGTCATTGACTGCCGCGGCATCAGCGATGCACCCGAACTCACCGGCGGGTGGCAAGTGTTCATGGGCCGCCATATGCGTACTGCCGCGCCGCATGGACTCGATCGCCCCATAATTATGGATGCAACGGTTGCGCAGCACGGTGCCTACCGGTTCGTCTACGTACTGCCCCTGGGTGCGAACGAGGTTTTTATCGAAGACACCTACTATGCCGATGAGCCGGCGCTCGACCGCCGTGCGCTGGGTGCCCGGATCGAAGCCTATGCCAAGGCCAATGGCTGGGACGGAGAGATCATCGGCAACGAAACCGGCGTACTTCCGGTGATTACCGGCGGCGATTTCGGCGCGTTCCAGCAGGCGCGCGCGACCCCCGGCGTGGCATTGGCCGGCGCGCGCGGCGGATTTGTCCACCCGCTCACCAGCTACACCCTGGCGATGGCGACCCGCATCGCGTTGCTGGTGGCGAATAACGCGTTACTTCCCGGCGACCAGCTTGCCGCGCTGCTGGCGGTCGAGGCGAAGCGGCACTGGCAGCGCACCGGTTTCTACCGTCTACTCGGCAATATGCTGTTCGGCGCGGCCGAGCCTGACGAACGCTACCGCGTGTTCGAACGGTTCTACCGCCTGCGACAGCCGCTGATCGAGCGGTTCTATGCCGCGAATTCCACTTTTGCCGATAAGGCCCGGATACTTTCGGGCCGCCCGCCCGTTCCGGTTTCGCGGGCCATCGGCGCGCTTGTGGGCGCCCGCCCCAATCTGATTAGAAAGATTACATCGTGA
- a CDS encoding LOG family protein: MKRIAIYCGSATPADIRYMQLARNIGRTLAERGIGVVYGGGRLGLMGAVAGGALDAGGEVIGIIPEALATAEVANGDCSELRVVAGMHERKRAFTDMSDGFITLPGGVGTMDELWEAMSWAQLGYHSSPVGLLNAFGFYDYLLAFVEQMTQAGFVREQHRAILLADADIAALLTRMEAYVPHTPILAMEASDL; this comes from the coding sequence ATGAAACGCATCGCCATCTATTGCGGTTCGGCCACGCCGGCGGACATCCGCTACATGCAGCTTGCGCGTAATATCGGCCGCACGCTGGCGGAGCGCGGTATCGGCGTAGTGTACGGCGGCGGCAGACTCGGATTGATGGGTGCGGTCGCAGGCGGCGCGCTGGATGCGGGAGGGGAAGTGATTGGCATCATTCCCGAAGCACTCGCGACAGCGGAAGTGGCCAATGGCGATTGCAGCGAATTACGCGTGGTGGCCGGTATGCACGAACGCAAGCGCGCCTTCACCGACATGTCCGACGGCTTCATCACCCTGCCCGGCGGTGTGGGCACGATGGACGAATTATGGGAAGCGATGAGCTGGGCACAACTCGGCTATCATTCGAGCCCTGTCGGATTGCTCAATGCTTTCGGCTTTTACGATTACCTGCTCGCATTCGTGGAACAAATGACACAAGCGGGTTTCGTTCGGGAGCAACATCGGGCTATCCTGCTGGCCGATGCGGACATTGCCGCGCTGCTTACGCGTATGGAAGCCTATGTTCCGCACACGCCGATCCTGGCGATGGAGGCGAGCGATCTTTAA
- a CDS encoding phytoene/squalene synthase family protein — MRETPQLSGGGRHRAVLVQKARESIAKGSVSFDVASRLFDKDTRERAWLLYAWARKCDDIADEQDHGHKLGEQANKQDKVQAIRVLTQRAMDGLPTADPAFDGFGVVARECGITMEMANDVIAGFRLDAGDWRPKTEGDMMRYCYHVAGAVGVMMARVMGVSAGDSETLDRACDLGLAFQLANISRDVVEDDAVGRCYLPANWLVEKDFEPGQHAIPANRFVLASLMPRMIALMEHHEAWARVGIKQLGFRQRWAVLSAARIYGAIGRRVLDRGQLAWNSRTVIGPLEKAAHVTAAFGEALANNPAIPENPPRWTRTELQPPKGW, encoded by the coding sequence ATGCGCGAAACCCCCCAACTGTCCGGCGGTGGCCGGCACCGTGCCGTGCTGGTGCAAAAGGCGCGTGAAAGCATTGCGAAGGGCTCCGTCAGTTTCGACGTCGCATCGCGCCTGTTCGACAAGGACACGCGCGAACGGGCCTGGCTGCTTTATGCATGGGCGCGTAAATGCGACGATATCGCGGACGAGCAGGATCACGGGCACAAGCTTGGGGAACAGGCCAACAAGCAGGACAAGGTGCAGGCCATCCGCGTGCTGACCCAGCGGGCGATGGACGGCCTGCCCACCGCAGACCCGGCCTTCGATGGCTTCGGTGTGGTGGCGCGCGAATGCGGTATCACGATGGAAATGGCCAATGACGTGATCGCCGGCTTCCGACTGGACGCGGGCGACTGGCGACCCAAGACCGAAGGCGACATGATGCGCTATTGCTATCACGTCGCGGGCGCGGTTGGCGTAATGATGGCACGCGTGATGGGTGTTTCAGCAGGCGATTCTGAAACGCTCGACCGGGCATGCGATCTCGGCCTGGCCTTCCAGCTTGCCAATATCAGCCGCGACGTGGTGGAGGATGACGCGGTGGGGCGCTGTTACCTGCCGGCGAACTGGCTGGTGGAAAAGGATTTCGAACCCGGTCAGCACGCCATCCCCGCCAATCGCTTCGTGCTCGCAAGCCTGATGCCACGCATGATCGCGCTGATGGAACATCACGAGGCCTGGGCGCGCGTTGGAATCAAACAGCTGGGTTTCCGGCAACGCTGGGCGGTGCTGTCCGCCGCGCGCATCTACGGCGCGATCGGGCGTAGGGTGCTGGATCGCGGACAATTGGCTTGGAACAGCCGCACCGTCATCGGCCCGCTGGAAAAGGCGGCGCACGTCACTGCGGCATTTGGCGAGGCGCTGGCCAACAATCCCGCGATACCCGAAAACCCGCCCCGCTGGACCCGGACCGAGCTGCAACCGCCCAAGGGGTGGTGA
- a CDS encoding MipA/OmpV family protein yields MTKTFIAARLTGTAIATSFAIAAPLAAQTQGEPGLDGAAIDNEAIEEEGVPGDPFADSVFAGDFLTIGAGAAFGPSYSGSDDYVVFPLPLVQGSYKGVDFNPRPGGLAFDFMPDFENGPNISLGVAGRINGDRANNIEDPVVEALGELDTAIEVGPTAGIGFSGVLNPFDSMTFTVDALFDVAGAHNGARISPSLTYFTPLSRGIATSLSLSTSYVSDDFADYYYTVTPRQTLLPEVGLPAYQADGGFNSAGVNALVVFDLGGDLTDGGLSIATIAGYSRLLGDAKRTPLTSIRGSADQFLLGAGLGYTF; encoded by the coding sequence ATGACCAAAACCTTCATCGCCGCGCGGCTCACCGGAACTGCCATCGCCACATCTTTCGCCATCGCCGCTCCGCTGGCGGCGCAAACCCAGGGCGAACCGGGGCTGGACGGCGCGGCCATCGATAACGAAGCGATCGAGGAAGAAGGCGTACCCGGCGATCCGTTTGCCGACAGCGTGTTTGCCGGCGACTTCCTAACTATTGGTGCCGGCGCGGCATTCGGGCCGAGCTATTCCGGGTCGGACGATTACGTCGTTTTCCCGCTGCCGCTGGTGCAAGGTTCCTACAAGGGCGTTGATTTCAATCCGCGCCCCGGCGGTCTGGCATTCGACTTCATGCCAGACTTCGAGAATGGTCCCAACATCTCGCTGGGCGTAGCGGGCCGTATCAACGGCGATCGAGCCAACAATATCGAAGACCCCGTGGTCGAAGCGCTGGGCGAACTAGACACGGCTATCGAAGTCGGCCCGACGGCGGGCATCGGATTTTCCGGCGTGCTCAACCCGTTCGACAGCATGACGTTTACCGTTGATGCACTGTTCGACGTGGCGGGCGCGCATAATGGCGCCCGGATCAGCCCTTCGCTCACCTACTTCACGCCGCTGAGCCGGGGGATCGCAACCTCGCTGTCGCTCAGCACCAGCTATGTCAGTGACGATTTTGCGGATTATTACTACACAGTCACGCCGCGCCAGACGTTGCTGCCGGAAGTTGGGCTGCCCGCATACCAGGCCGATGGCGGCTTCAACAGCGCCGGGGTGAATGCGCTGGTGGTGTTCGACCTGGGCGGCGATCTGACCGACGGCGGCCTGTCCATTGCCACCATCGCCGGGTATTCGCGGCTGTTGGGCGATGCCAAGCGCACGCCGCTGACCAGCATTCGCGGCAGTGCGGACCAGTTCCTGTTGGGCGCAGGGCTGGGTTATACGTTCTGA